The Lacipirellula parvula genome window below encodes:
- a CDS encoding PstS family phosphate ABC transporter substrate-binding protein gives MGIRTHVSRRLATFLAIATLMAFTAAPLHAVEPHLANAVAAVPAQEADLLGGLPPYLPKAPISGKLSVAGSSAMNQLALLWADGLKHIHPDAKLDVAMFESGQVLPKLGAGEMEIGLISRPLTETELKQGGIVAIATAKDVLGVVVHPDNPLEQLTMEQGVKILQDPEAAENPGAKTWGDVGVTGSLAKTPINLYGRSTGTGAWGYLVNRFLGEGAKSRAGKDCNGYAQICEAVTKDPGGVGYLSLSLAPATKGKVLPLVLNTGEVVPAPKMGEAVDPRYPLVRQLYVVVKWEAGKPMPPMTEELLRYVLSRSGQEDAVKAGLLPLRRDEVLASRDALGWTGAH, from the coding sequence ATGGGAATTCGCACGCACGTGTCGCGTCGTCTCGCGACATTCTTGGCCATCGCCACGCTGATGGCGTTCACCGCCGCGCCGCTGCATGCGGTCGAGCCCCATCTCGCCAACGCCGTCGCCGCGGTTCCGGCGCAAGAGGCCGACCTCCTCGGCGGCCTGCCGCCGTATCTGCCGAAGGCGCCCATCAGCGGCAAGCTTTCGGTCGCCGGTTCGTCGGCGATGAACCAGCTCGCCCTCCTCTGGGCCGACGGCCTGAAGCACATCCACCCGGACGCCAAACTCGACGTCGCAATGTTCGAATCGGGCCAAGTCCTGCCGAAGCTCGGCGCCGGCGAGATGGAAATCGGCCTCATCAGCCGCCCTCTCACCGAAACTGAGCTCAAGCAAGGCGGCATCGTCGCCATCGCCACGGCGAAAGACGTCCTCGGCGTCGTCGTCCATCCCGACAACCCGCTCGAGCAGCTGACGATGGAGCAGGGGGTAAAAATCCTGCAAGATCCCGAGGCTGCCGAGAACCCTGGCGCCAAGACGTGGGGCGACGTCGGCGTCACTGGCTCGCTCGCCAAGACGCCGATCAACCTCTACGGCCGCAGCACCGGCACCGGCGCCTGGGGCTACCTGGTGAATCGCTTCCTCGGCGAAGGCGCCAAGAGCCGCGCAGGCAAAGATTGCAACGGCTACGCCCAAATTTGCGAAGCCGTCACCAAAGACCCCGGCGGCGTCGGCTACCTCAGCCTCTCGCTCGCCCCGGCCACGAAAGGCAAGGTCCTGCCGCTCGTGCTGAACACCGGCGAAGTCGTTCCCGCCCCGAAGATGGGCGAAGCAGTCGATCCCCGTTACCCGCTCGTCCGCCAGCTGTACGTCGTCGTGAAATGGGAAGCCGGCAAGCCGATGCCGCCGATGACCGAAGAACTGCTCCGCTACGTGCTGAGTCGCTCAGGCCAGGAAGACGCGGTGAAGGCGGGCCTGCTACCGCTCCGCCGCGACGAAGTCCTCGCCTCGCGCGAC
- a CDS encoding UbiD family decarboxylase produces the protein MSYASLRECVDDLERRRQLVRIESPVDAHLEAAAIHRRVHAAGGPALYFANVTGCRFPMVSNLYGTMERTRLMFRDALHGVERLVQLRANPQAAAKEFWKYWQAPLDARFMLPKSVTSGPIFAGQTTLSQLPQMQSWPRDGGPFVTLPIVYSEDVREPGLRRSNLGMYRVQLAGNQYQRDAEIGLHYQIHRSIGVHHEAARRAGEPFRVNVFVGGPPSLAVAAVMPLPEGMSELGFAGALGRRRVRMIRRPGALPIMADADFCIVGTIDPDRLLPEGPFGDHLGYYSLAHDFPVLKVEAVYHRRDAIWPFTVVGRPPQEDTMFGELIHELTGPMIPVVLPGVKGVNAVDAAGVHPLLLAIGSERYMPFLGTPQPQELLTQACAILGQGQLSLAKYLMIVAQQDDPNLRVDNIPAFLTHALQRADWRRDLHFHTQTTIDTLDYSGAGFNAGSKLVIAATGPKRFELATELPPMMPVPNGFRHPRLVMPGVLAVEGPRCPAPSFDYDESVRARTEARDATAGAMRQFVRDLDVAHPMNQFRLIVVVDDTQFVSESLNNFLWAVFTRSNPADDVYGIDEFTSEKHWGCRGALIIDARVKAHHAPVLEEDPEISRRVDALGALGGPLHGII, from the coding sequence ATGTCTTACGCCAGTCTTCGTGAATGCGTCGATGATCTTGAGCGGCGCCGGCAGTTGGTGCGGATTGAGTCGCCGGTCGACGCCCATTTGGAGGCGGCGGCGATTCATCGTCGCGTCCATGCGGCCGGCGGGCCGGCGCTCTACTTCGCGAACGTGACCGGCTGCCGGTTCCCGATGGTGAGCAACCTGTACGGGACGATGGAGCGGACGCGGTTGATGTTCCGCGATGCGCTGCATGGGGTCGAGCGGCTCGTGCAGTTGCGGGCGAATCCACAGGCGGCGGCGAAGGAGTTTTGGAAGTATTGGCAGGCGCCGCTCGATGCGCGGTTCATGCTGCCGAAGTCGGTGACCAGCGGGCCGATTTTCGCGGGGCAGACGACGCTCAGCCAGTTGCCGCAGATGCAAAGCTGGCCGCGCGACGGCGGGCCGTTCGTGACGCTGCCGATTGTGTACAGCGAAGACGTCCGCGAGCCAGGACTGCGGCGTTCGAACCTTGGCATGTACCGCGTGCAGCTGGCGGGGAACCAGTACCAACGCGACGCAGAAATCGGTCTCCATTATCAAATTCACCGCAGCATTGGCGTGCACCACGAAGCAGCACGGCGGGCGGGCGAGCCGTTTCGCGTGAACGTCTTCGTCGGTGGGCCTCCCTCACTGGCGGTCGCGGCGGTGATGCCGCTGCCAGAAGGAATGAGCGAACTCGGCTTTGCGGGGGCGCTCGGCCGCCGGCGGGTGCGGATGATTCGCCGGCCGGGGGCGCTGCCGATCATGGCTGATGCCGATTTTTGCATCGTGGGGACGATCGACCCCGACCGCTTGCTGCCGGAGGGGCCGTTCGGCGATCACCTCGGTTATTACAGCCTCGCGCACGACTTCCCCGTGCTGAAGGTTGAAGCGGTGTACCATCGCCGCGATGCGATTTGGCCGTTCACCGTCGTCGGTCGGCCGCCGCAGGAAGACACGATGTTCGGGGAGTTGATTCACGAACTCACGGGGCCGATGATTCCCGTCGTGCTCCCCGGCGTGAAGGGCGTCAATGCGGTCGACGCGGCGGGCGTCCACCCGCTGCTGCTGGCGATCGGCAGCGAGCGGTACATGCCGTTCTTGGGGACGCCACAGCCGCAAGAGTTGCTAACGCAGGCGTGTGCGATTCTCGGGCAGGGGCAACTCTCGCTGGCGAAGTATCTCATGATCGTCGCCCAGCAGGACGATCCGAATTTGCGAGTCGACAACATTCCGGCGTTCCTGACGCATGCGCTGCAGCGGGCCGATTGGCGCCGCGATTTGCACTTCCACACGCAGACGACGATCGACACGCTCGACTACTCGGGCGCCGGGTTCAACGCTGGTTCGAAGCTCGTGATCGCCGCCACAGGGCCGAAGCGGTTTGAGTTGGCGACAGAATTGCCGCCGATGATGCCCGTACCGAACGGGTTCCGCCATCCGCGGCTGGTGATGCCGGGCGTGTTGGCGGTCGAGGGGCCGCGTTGCCCGGCGCCGTCGTTCGACTACGACGAGTCGGTTCGCGCGCGGACCGAGGCTCGCGACGCAACGGCAGGGGCGATGCGGCAATTCGTGCGCGATCTCGACGTTGCCCACCCGATGAACCAGTTCCGGTTGATCGTCGTCGTCGACGACACGCAGTTCGTGAGCGAGTCGCTCAACAACTTCTTGTGGGCCGTGTTCACGCGTTCGAACCCGGCGGACGACGTGTATGGCATCGACGAGTTCACGAGCGAAAAGCACTGGGGTTGCCGAGGGGCTCTGATCATCGACGCGCGGGTGAAGGCGCACCATGCGCCGGTGCTGGAGGAAGATCCGGAGATCTCGCGACGAGTCGACGCCCTCGGAGCGCTGGGCGGGCCGTTGCATGGGATTATCTAA
- a CDS encoding MBL fold metallo-hydrolase RNA specificity domain-containing protein encodes MATLTFHGAARTVTGSKYLLEADGAQVLVDCGLFQGLKELRELNWKPTPFDVRAVDAVVLTHAHLDHVGYLPRIVKQGFNRRIYATDATRDLAEIILLDSAKCQEQDAAYANRKGFSKHQPALPLYDDRDVERTLKLFQPVPRGEWFTPAAPIAMRFHDAGHLLGSNMIEAEIRNRPDPLRILFSGDVGRYDGPLYHDPAPPPECDYLVCESTYGDREHPETSILDALEEVVRRSVKRGGVMLIAAFAVGRAQQLLYLFQLLKSADRMPDIPIFIDSPMACDATAVYREHSEDHDLSDGVLDPDHPALGGRKVILARTAAESKKINQTAGPAVIIASSGMMTGGRIVHHLKQRMPDPRNTIIIGGYQAVGTRGRLIEDHAPFVRMFGQDVPLRAAVEKIPGLSGHADRSDLLRWLGQLSHAPKQTFLTHGEPHAADALAEELRTTRGWNVATPALGEKVQLD; translated from the coding sequence ATGGCAACACTGACTTTTCACGGCGCCGCGCGCACTGTTACCGGGTCGAAGTATCTGCTCGAGGCTGATGGGGCCCAGGTGCTCGTCGATTGTGGGTTGTTCCAGGGGCTCAAAGAACTGCGGGAGCTCAATTGGAAGCCGACGCCGTTTGATGTGCGGGCGGTTGATGCGGTCGTGCTGACGCATGCCCACCTTGATCACGTCGGCTACCTGCCGCGGATTGTGAAGCAAGGTTTTAATCGTCGCATTTACGCGACCGATGCGACGCGCGATTTGGCGGAGATTATTTTGCTCGACTCGGCGAAGTGCCAGGAGCAGGATGCGGCGTACGCGAACCGCAAGGGATTTTCGAAGCATCAGCCGGCGCTGCCGTTGTACGATGACCGCGACGTCGAGCGGACGCTGAAGCTGTTTCAGCCGGTGCCGCGCGGCGAGTGGTTTACGCCAGCGGCGCCGATCGCGATGCGGTTTCACGATGCGGGGCATTTGCTCGGCTCGAACATGATCGAGGCGGAGATTCGCAACCGGCCCGATCCGCTGCGGATTTTGTTCTCGGGCGATGTGGGCCGCTATGACGGGCCGCTCTATCACGACCCGGCCCCGCCGCCGGAGTGCGACTATCTCGTTTGCGAAAGCACCTACGGCGATCGCGAGCATCCGGAGACGTCGATTCTCGACGCGCTCGAAGAAGTCGTGCGGCGGAGCGTGAAACGGGGCGGCGTCATGCTGATCGCGGCGTTTGCCGTGGGGCGGGCGCAGCAGCTGCTCTACTTGTTTCAGTTGCTGAAGTCGGCGGACCGCATGCCCGACATTCCGATTTTCATCGACAGCCCGATGGCTTGTGACGCGACGGCCGTCTATCGCGAGCATAGCGAAGACCACGATCTGAGCGACGGCGTCCTCGATCCCGACCACCCCGCGCTCGGCGGCCGGAAGGTGATCCTCGCGCGGACGGCGGCCGAGTCGAAGAAGATTAACCAAACGGCCGGGCCGGCGGTGATTATTGCCTCTAGCGGCATGATGACGGGCGGACGGATCGTGCATCACCTGAAGCAGCGGATGCCCGATCCCCGGAACACGATCATCATCGGCGGTTACCAGGCGGTCGGCACGCGTGGGCGATTGATCGAAGATCACGCTCCGTTCGTGCGGATGTTCGGGCAAGATGTGCCGCTGCGGGCGGCGGTGGAGAAGATTCCGGGGCTGAGCGGACATGCCGATCGGAGCGACTTGCTGCGATGGCTGGGGCAATTGTCGCACGCGCCGAAGCAGACGTTCCTCACTCATGGCGAACCGCACGCGGCCGATGCGCTGGCGGAAGAACTGCGAACGACGCGCGGCTGGAACGTGGCGACGCCTGCATTGGGTGAAAAGGTTCAGCTAGATTAG
- a CDS encoding TIGR00730 family Rossman fold protein encodes MNNENEVTQRENVERNRQAILASPSYRLAELDLDFIGRPEQRPVRMQLELDKAETVLREHGIRSTVVVFGGTQIVPLEEAEARLAAAEAYSLENPDLPQAKRDVQRAKSRLAKSHYYDEARQFSRLVSEFCQQGAKCDLVVMTGGGPGIMEAANRGAFDIGAKSIGLNIVLPHEQEPNSYITPELCLQFHYFAMRKFHFILRAAALVIFPGGFGTLDELFEVLTLRQTGRMQEIPIIMYGTDYWNRVINFQALADEGVVADDHLKLIHFVDSPEEAWRLVVEFHRLGP; translated from the coding sequence ATGAACAACGAAAATGAGGTGACGCAAAGAGAGAACGTCGAGCGAAATCGCCAAGCGATTCTCGCGTCCCCTAGCTATCGGCTCGCCGAGCTTGATCTCGATTTCATCGGCCGGCCCGAGCAGCGGCCGGTGCGGATGCAGTTGGAACTCGACAAGGCCGAGACGGTGCTGCGGGAGCATGGCATTCGCTCGACCGTGGTGGTGTTCGGCGGGACGCAGATCGTGCCGCTAGAGGAAGCCGAAGCTCGGCTTGCCGCGGCGGAGGCGTACTCACTGGAGAATCCCGATCTGCCGCAGGCGAAGCGGGATGTGCAGCGGGCGAAAAGCCGGTTGGCGAAGAGCCACTACTACGACGAAGCCCGGCAGTTTTCGCGGCTCGTTTCGGAGTTCTGCCAACAAGGCGCCAAGTGCGATCTCGTGGTGATGACCGGCGGCGGGCCGGGGATTATGGAGGCGGCGAATCGCGGCGCCTTCGACATCGGCGCCAAGTCGATTGGCCTCAACATCGTGCTGCCGCATGAGCAGGAGCCGAACTCGTACATCACGCCGGAACTTTGCCTGCAGTTCCATTACTTCGCGATGCGGAAGTTCCACTTCATCTTGCGGGCGGCGGCGCTGGTGATTTTTCCCGGCGGCTTCGGCACGCTCGACGAACTGTTCGAAGTCCTCACGCTGCGACAGACGGGCCGGATGCAAGAAATTCCGATCATTATGTACGGGACAGACTACTGGAACCGCGTGATCAACTTCCAGGCGCTGGCGGACGAGGGCGTCGTGGCGGACGATCATTTGAAGCTGATCCACTTCGTTGACTCGCCGGAAGAGGCTTGGCGGCTGGTGGTGGAGTTTCATCGCCTGGGGCCGTGA
- a CDS encoding DUF1559 domain-containing protein has translation MSSSPSTASLRRCVSISPRRAFTLVELLVVIAIIGVLVALLLPAVQAAREAARRSQCLNNSRQIGLGILNFESAKKLLPSGGEGTDWSDPAAPKTGFDRHSTFTQILPYLEQTAVAAQFNLKYGYNDLAAPQNQIAAKTQIEAFLCPSNSIRQPDPAGYGGTDFMPTVYTDIHPTTGVRDNIASRADGALALVPAKMALISDGTSNTIALAEDAGRNWEEMEPFTKSKYDEIPNAADKTPSGYRAINRWAEPDTGNGVSGPPTSTAANLKPVINNYATPVNGPEECRWSTNNCGPNDEIFSFHPGGADAVYADGSAHYLNESIAPQVMRTLITRGEGDMTDSSSL, from the coding sequence ATGTCGTCGAGCCCCTCGACCGCCTCACTCCGCCGCTGCGTCTCCATCTCTCCCCGCCGCGCCTTCACCCTGGTTGAACTGCTGGTCGTCATCGCCATCATCGGCGTGCTCGTGGCTCTGCTGCTGCCGGCAGTGCAAGCCGCCCGCGAGGCCGCCCGCCGCTCGCAATGCCTCAACAACTCCCGTCAAATCGGCCTCGGCATTCTCAACTTCGAGTCGGCCAAAAAGCTGCTCCCCTCCGGCGGCGAAGGGACCGATTGGTCTGACCCGGCGGCGCCCAAAACCGGCTTCGATCGCCATTCGACCTTCACGCAGATCTTGCCCTACCTCGAACAAACGGCCGTCGCCGCTCAGTTCAACTTGAAGTACGGCTACAACGACCTCGCCGCCCCGCAGAACCAGATCGCCGCCAAAACGCAAATCGAAGCATTCCTCTGCCCTTCGAATTCCATCCGCCAGCCCGATCCGGCCGGCTACGGCGGCACCGACTTCATGCCGACCGTTTACACCGACATCCATCCCACCACCGGCGTCCGCGATAACATCGCCTCGCGTGCCGACGGCGCCCTCGCGCTTGTCCCCGCCAAGATGGCCCTCATCAGCGATGGCACGAGCAACACGATCGCCCTCGCCGAGGACGCCGGCCGCAATTGGGAAGAGATGGAGCCGTTCACGAAATCGAAATACGATGAAATCCCGAATGCCGCCGACAAAACTCCCAGCGGCTACCGCGCGATCAATCGGTGGGCTGAACCCGACACCGGCAACGGCGTCTCCGGCCCGCCGACCTCGACGGCCGCGAACTTGAAGCCAGTGATCAACAACTACGCCACGCCCGTCAACGGCCCGGAGGAGTGCCGCTGGTCGACGAACAACTGCGGCCCGAACGACGAGATCTTCTCGTTCCACCCCGGCGGCGCCGACGCGGTGTACGCCGACGGCAGCGCCCACTATCTGAACGAGTCGATCGCCCCGCAAGTGATGCGAACCCTGATCACCCGCGGTGAAGGCGACATGACCGACTCGAGCTCGCTCTAA
- a CDS encoding type II toxin-antitoxin system RelE/ParE family toxin, producing the protein MVEIVVSSPAEQEYAEALTWYAQRSPRVAQRFDDDFDQSLRLIAATPERFAKCDARHRFFLMRHFPYQIIYRNDATYLTVVAVAHTSREPEYWQGR; encoded by the coding sequence ATGGTTGAGATCGTCGTCTCCTCGCCGGCTGAGCAGGAATACGCCGAGGCGCTCACATGGTACGCTCAACGCAGCCCGCGAGTTGCTCAACGATTTGACGACGACTTCGATCAATCGCTGCGATTGATCGCGGCGACTCCTGAACGATTCGCCAAGTGCGACGCCCGCCATCGCTTCTTTCTGATGCGCCATTTCCCGTATCAGATCATCTATCGCAACGACGCGACCTATCTCACCGTTGTCGCCGTTGCTCATACGAGCCGCGAACCCGAGTATTGGCAGGGACGGTAG
- a CDS encoding addiction module protein: MSTLQDILAAAQLLPSTERLQLIHALWDATPPEAWPLPSEAWMAEANRRSDAIDAGEIAVAPWDEVRARVRRQAGLDG, from the coding sequence ATGTCCACGCTCCAAGACATCCTCGCCGCCGCCCAACTCCTCCCGTCAACGGAGCGCCTGCAACTTATCCACGCCCTCTGGGACGCTACCCCCCCTGAGGCTTGGCCGTTGCCATCGGAAGCCTGGATGGCCGAAGCCAATCGACGTAGCGACGCCATCGACGCCGGCGAGATCGCGGTAGCTCCTTGGGACGAAGTCCGCGCTCGAGTTCGCCGCCAGGCGGGACTCGATGGTTGA
- the pgk gene encoding phosphoglycerate kinase, with amino-acid sequence MPTTTEKTQQLITTLLAGREANPSLELVDYLNAIPRLDSLASVPSGTPVLIRGDVDAKPGATIGEGDVRLRSMVDTLKYGIERGWKQIIFGHIGREPEKSLNKVAARLGEILGQPVELVTDWFDATTNTIPDAVKAKIDAAKPGSVLMLENTRRYDIERVLWKAKPADAAKLAEPLAKFSNELAAKVAKVYVNEALSAGSLDASSTIVPAAMDQVALGKYVAGEFDGPMRKCLQTQLVVFSGLKIDKLDDLEAMIGRGTIRKVFAAGSLAMALRKAIGEIDGKEVCIGAAEEASHSDKPYYIPRDRVEQAKKMVTDGRAKGIEFIVPCDSVIEDGSTVDALKPGMQQFDIGPKSSKLFEEKIGEFVASAPKGAVAFHNGVFGMFEDARFEAGTKNFIPQLKRMKDAGVEVYIGGGEGGTSLERYGKPDWVTHTFTAGGTVLNALGREPVPYLVTLREAAKK; translated from the coding sequence CCTCAATGCCATTCCGCGGTTGGATTCACTCGCCAGCGTCCCCAGCGGCACGCCGGTCCTCATCCGCGGCGACGTCGACGCCAAGCCAGGCGCCACGATCGGCGAGGGCGACGTCCGCCTCCGTTCGATGGTCGACACCCTGAAGTACGGCATCGAGCGCGGCTGGAAGCAAATCATCTTCGGCCACATCGGCCGCGAGCCGGAGAAGTCGCTCAACAAGGTCGCCGCCCGCCTGGGCGAAATTCTCGGCCAGCCGGTGGAACTCGTCACCGACTGGTTCGACGCCACCACGAACACGATCCCCGACGCCGTGAAGGCGAAGATCGACGCCGCCAAGCCGGGCAGCGTGTTGATGCTCGAAAACACCCGCCGCTACGACATCGAGCGCGTTCTCTGGAAGGCGAAGCCTGCCGACGCCGCGAAGCTGGCCGAGCCGCTTGCCAAGTTCTCCAACGAACTCGCCGCGAAGGTCGCCAAGGTTTACGTCAACGAAGCCCTCTCGGCCGGCAGCCTCGACGCTAGCTCGACGATCGTCCCCGCCGCGATGGACCAGGTCGCCCTCGGCAAGTACGTCGCCGGCGAGTTCGACGGCCCGATGCGCAAGTGCCTGCAAACGCAGCTGGTTGTCTTCAGCGGTTTGAAGATCGACAAGCTCGACGACCTCGAAGCGATGATCGGCCGCGGCACGATCCGCAAGGTCTTCGCCGCCGGTTCGCTGGCGATGGCGCTGCGGAAGGCGATCGGCGAAATCGACGGCAAGGAAGTTTGCATCGGCGCCGCCGAAGAAGCCTCGCATTCCGACAAGCCCTACTACATCCCCCGCGATCGCGTCGAGCAAGCCAAGAAGATGGTCACCGACGGCCGTGCGAAGGGGATCGAGTTCATCGTCCCGTGCGACTCGGTGATCGAAGACGGCTCGACCGTCGACGCCCTGAAGCCCGGCATGCAGCAGTTCGACATCGGCCCGAAGAGCAGCAAGCTATTCGAAGAAAAGATCGGCGAATTCGTCGCCTCGGCCCCCAAGGGCGCCGTCGCCTTCCACAACGGCGTCTTCGGCATGTTCGAGGACGCCCGTTTTGAAGCCGGCACGAAGAACTTCATCCCGCAACTGAAGCGGATGAAGGACGCGGGCGTCGAGGTTTACATCGGCGGCGGCGAAGGGGGCACGTCGCTCGAGCGCTACGGCAAGCCCGACTGGGTGACCCACACCTTCACCGCCGGCGGCACCGTGCTGAACGCCTTAGGCCGCGAACCGGTGCCGTACCTGGTCACCCTCCGCGAAGCCGCGAAGAAATAG